The genomic segment ttcctttgcaGGGATTTCCCCTCCTGCGAGAGGGAGTGATTCACACAACTCTCTGCAGGGAGAGCCCTCgcgaggagaacgcgagaaggcgcgaaatcgttccgttttctcttttcgtcttttttctaaAAACTCAAAGCCTAGATTGACGCGCAGCATgtgaaaaaaaggaaggacaTACCTGGATTTCGACTCTCGACTccgcagcgcatgcagtgaaaCGCGCGCTGCCCAGGTGTTCCCCAGGGAGTTCGAAGCAGCCCAAGAGACACTGAACTCCCTCTCGCTGTGGCGTCGTCTCGATCTCCTTTCTAACGGGGAAAAACTCACACAGTTCCCTGAAGAGATGTTCTTGCCCCAGACTCAAGGAAGACGCTTTGCACTTGCAAGTGAATTTCTCGCTTCAAGGCATTTCGCTCCCCTACcatcgtttctctttctttgcttGAGCAGCGGATTGCACTGCTCGAGGATTTCCGACTCGTGCGGTGTCACGATCGGTGCCCGCAGGCATGCGTGTCGAGGTGTATGGACAGCTGGCAGCTCACGAGTGTCTGAAAAGGAAGGCAGATTTTTGAGACCGTGTTGAAGCGTCAATTTTCTCGTGGAAATAGCCAAGCTGTCTTGTTTCGCCGCACCTCTTTGAGCCTTGCCATCTCGCGGAGAGATGACTGAGGGAACCTGCTCGAGGGCGGCTCTTGTTTTATATAGGGGGTGTCTTGACAGCTGCAAGACGTGCGCCGTCGCGACATGGTCCGTGGGAAACTTCTGAAGTTTTACGAGGTCTGAGGAATTTCCCCGAAGTCGTGGATGCGTCCCCTTCTTCTCAAAGACATTCAGAAATGTAGGGAATTTCAAACTGGGCCAAAACGCCCTCCTGAACGCGAGAATTTCGCTCGCAGCGTCCTCCTCACCCGGCTAGCCCCCGCTGTTGTTGCCGATCGACGCGCCTCAAAAAGCAGATCAGTTCCTCTATGGCAGAAGTCTCTCCAAGCCCAACATGAGACCGTTCGTCAGCTAGGGCGTTCACGTCGCTACACGCCTCACCGGCATCTCgctgtcgtctttctcgcgtttttttctctcgttttcccaCTCGCTGTTCATTTCTTCGCTACTGTGCAGTCGTCCATGTGGATCTCACCGTCTCGTTCCGTTTCAGCCtctgccgtttctctctgtaatggcttgcatgcgtccttCCGCACatcttgcctctcttcccctctcaaGGCTTTTCAAAGCGCCTCTGTCCCGCGAAGTAAAAGGTTCCTCGCGGTGCGCCCGCTTCTCAAGCGTCCTCGGCCGCGCGTTCCTCGTTTGcatgtcgcttcttctccatttctgtctctctctctcctccacgtTCAGCGTCATCTCCCCCACTGTCTCCcattcgctctctctcctcgctttttcaAAGTCcaccttctttctgtttgtcCCTTCGTGTCGAGCGTCGCacctgtacatacaccaaAAAAACCGAGCGCCCGCAGATGCGTGACCCCTCTACGCTCTTTCCCCGGTCTGCCGtttgtttctcgctctttcgtTCAAGATTGAGCGTGAGCAAGAGAGAGTTCCAGACGTCGATTTGTCGCGGCCAAGGAAACTTTCTCTGGAAGAGTCTCGAGAGTTCGAGAAATCGAGAAACGGATGCCTCCCCAGTGTAAGAGATGGATAGCGCGTCTCCGCAAGAAGTTTCCCacctcctgttcttctcgcttctttcgcaTTCCTTCACTGTCTGTACAGAGCCCCTTCGCCTCCCTATCTGCAGCGGTTCTTTGACTTGTATCGCCTGCCGTGACTCAGTAGGAAAAAGCAGGGCGATCCGCGATTCACACACCACAATTGCCGCATGAATGAACAATGTCTCTTTGTTTCGGTGTGCGCCTTTctgcctgtcttcttttcttcgtctctcttcttcggcttagatggttctctctgcatcctGGCTGCcagctttcttttcttctctcctgtggaggcgagagccTCTCCGACTCTGGCCCTTTCCCTCGCGCTTCCCAGACGAGGCACAAGCGTCGAGCGGCGGGTGAGGGTGAAGGATTCATGGATCTGCAGACACTTGCCGCAGACGCAAGAGAAGTTGTCTTCGACAGAAATGAGGCTCTTAATTGGGGGCGGCGGTTGTCAAGATTTCGGCTTCCGCGAGGAGGACGCCAGCTTTTGTCTACACGTGAAGActcgacagcgaagacgactcACCGCAGAACTTGGATCGAAAGATCCCTTCCTTTTGCCTTTTCTGCAGAGCGAGAAATCGGGGAATTCGCGGCCGAAAACGGCGTCAGGAgggtggagaaaggaggcaggcCACAGAGAGGAATCCACACGCTGCcccgacagagacagaccgacggaggcgagaaagaaactccGCCAACGACTGAGGAcgctcgcgtcgcctctcccccTGCTGTACTCTCAGCTGCTTTTCAGGTGGCAGAGAGGTTACGAGACACTCGCACTGCCAACTGGCCTTCAGACAGTTCGAAAATGAGGTCCCCGCCAAGAGTTTTCGCTGCCGAGAAACAAGAGCAGGGAGCACACTCGCCGCTTGAAAGGGAACTAGGTGAGCGGCTGAGTCTCCCTCTCAGCGTTTCGACAACTTGGCAAGTTCCATCGGTCTCAGGCTTCTCCTTTCTAGCATACACAAATAGGCAGGCGCCTCCGACGCGAATCCGCTCGAGTCAGGAACTGCGGAGCGTTGGTCGGAAGCTCGGTTCCTCTGGCGACACCCACTTGCCGCCGAACGAGAAGGCGCCGCCTTCAAGTTTTCGACGTCTCTGGGGAGACGGTagccgagagcgagaagcgctTTTCCCTCTGGACGGAGGTCCCAGTCGGCCGACGAGAGTTTCAATCCCTGTCGGTCTGAGAGCCAATCCAAATCCCTCAGCTGgacagaaggaggagaaacagcagcCACGGTctttgtctgcgtcttctgttcgtAGCGACGTGGAAAGGCTGCCGTCGGGAGAAACCTCTTTTTCTGGGGTGCAAGTCAGCGGCAACGCTCTCGCGTTAGCTGCAGGCCTTGGAGGAGTGATTCTAGGTTCGTCTCTCGGCAACGGTTATCCTCTCGCCGGAGTGAACTATCCTTTTCCGTACTACAACCTCGGGTATCCGCGAGAAGACTGCGCGATTCAGGGCGAGTATCCGGGAGCATGCACCCTCACAACTCTGCAGCTCATTCTGATAATCATGgccgttctcttctgcctcgcaCTGTGCGGCATTGCGATCTGCTGCTGGGTCACGCAAGACGAGAGTGGAAGTTCCCGCCGCAGATACAGATTTACGCGTTTTGCGAGACCGTGAAAAACAAGTTTCGTCCTTTCAAAAGAACGGGTGCTCTTACCTCGCTCTACaggtttctgcttttttccagGTTCAAGGACGTCCTGGCCATTTGAGTGCCCGAGCATCCTCCAAAAAAAACGCCAGCGAGTGCTGTACACATTTCCCGTCTCAtcccgtctgtctctctgaaagGGGCTGCAGTCAATGATACCCAACGCTGTATGTGCACTTACACATGAAcgaatacatacatatatatatatatatatatatacatatatatatgtatatgtatatttgtatgtgtatatatagagCATATATAAGACTGCGTAAATTGAGCTGTACGTAGATGCATCCATGAATGCCTGTATCTTGATGTTTAACTGCGTGCACAGGGGCGGCCTTGCCCGTCTCGTAGGCAGTTCTTAAGGGAGACTTTTCTGTCAAGTCTTTTGAGGTCGAtgcttcgctttctgttttcttttggCGCGTTGCTCGAGCTCCTGTGGAAAAAACGAGCTTGCTGATCAGTGAGAGAAGGCACTTTTGGACTGTGTggcgtctttttcttcggtgGTTGGGGGCTTGCCcgagggagacaggcaaCGCGATCGGATGCAAACTCTCCCTCTTGACGTAGGTCACAGTCTCTCGAGTTTTCCTcgtgcgtttttctccgtggCACCTGTTGCGCGCTCATTGGCGGCAGAAGCCCAGCGAAGGCGGTCTTCCCTGTGTTTCTGAGAAAGTCCTCTTTTTCAAAGTGCTGCGCGGCTTCAACGTGTGTCAACGTGAACTGGAGGGAGGCCCACAGACTGCATATAGCGAGACTCTACTGGACTGGGCGAGTCAAGCAGATTCAAGAAGATCTGATTTGTTGGGCTTTCTCCATCGCGCTCAGTGCGCAGTCCCGCCCAGGGTGTAGGCACGCGTAGATTCGTACCTCCATACACATGCAGATGCAGCTCTCTTCGAAGCGCAAAGAGAGTCTCGACATGTACAGTTTTTATTTACGAAAAGGGAGACTGCAAGCAAGGTTACAGAGTCCGAGTTTCTCGTGGAGAAACACGGTTTAGAACGGAGAGCACAGACTTGCTGAGCGGACATTTCACGGGAAGTCAGGCATCCTGGCGTTCCCCAGTTTTCGCGGAATGTGCGGTTCTCAGCAAGTCGCTTCGACGGCCGATATCGGCAGAATTGGtttttgtttctgtctttgcGAGTCGTTTCCAGAAAACCGGTCTCCAACCAGTTGTCACAGAGTCTCAAGTCGAATTCTCGTTGAATGCGCAAAACGTCACGAGAGCCTTCAGATTCCACTCCCAGATAACGCGTGTAGCAGCGTTTCCCCACCTCGTCTGCGCAAACCTTGAGCATCCTAAACTTCATTTGTCCCCGTCTGCGTTTATCTGGAAACTCACTCCATCACCCTCccaaacagaagaagagagtccTCATTCGACTATGGGCTGCACTGAAACATATACATCGCGCTGCATATACCtctacatctatatatatctatagaTGTACAGATGTATGGAGTCTTTGTGCTTTCCTGTTTCGGCGTAACAGAGTTAACTGCGATCTCTGCTTGTTCTGTCGGTAATGCCGCGAGCGTAAGCCTCGAGTCCTTTGGTTTCTGCCTCCTGGCCACTGAGTCACTGCTTTTTTCACCTGACTTCTTGGGGGCTTTCACACCAAGGACATTTTTTCGTGAGGCGGATAAACGCATGCCAGTCTGTGCGATTTGCAGCACTGTGACACGAAGAGCATTTTACAGCAGAGTCTCTTTCTACTGGATATCCTGTAACGACGCACTGCTCATCGGTCTCAAGGCACTTCGGGCAAGACAGAGTTGCCTCGTACCGCGAAAAGCCGCATGCTCGACAGGATCTGAACAAAgtgagaaacaaaggaacaAAGGACATGAGGAGGACTCACCTTCAAAAACCGAAACagtgaaacagacgtacaAGGGCAGAGTCCTACTCAAGCCTTTTTATACCTTCAAAGCGTGCTTGACTCTCCACCTCTGCATTTCTTCAAAGGAATGCAGTGTACAGGGGAAACTGAAAGGAATGAGACCTCTAAACGTCTTCTGCCATCTGAAAAAGACTCTCTTTTGTATCCAACGTTTATCGTTATCCCTCCATACGTTCACACTCTGTACTTGGGGCATATctcatctttctctctctcaccatgTTCGCAAGCATATACGAATATATAGacgtacatatacatatatatatatatatatccatgtGTCACATATTGTGCTGCAATTTCGAATTTCTCTCCAGTAAGATGCGAAGACATCTATACACACAATCTGTACCTTGTAAATGCAGGGCTTCGAGAGGCCagacactgcatgcgtgcagAGAGATCTGAATTTCCTCCAGTCGTGCGGAGCAGCGAAAACGTTAATTCTCATAATCATCTCTGCCACAGGTCATACACTTGCTTATCCTGCTAAAACGCTCGCATTTTGACTTTCCGGCCTTGTTTGTAGAAAGGAAACTCAAAACATCTGACAAGTCTGCGACACCCTATCTGTTTTCCTCCGTACCAAGTGATACGCCATTGTATACCTATCTCAGTCTAcctgtacatatatatgtatatatgtatatatgcatgtatatctatacatatcAGTGCGCGTATATGAGTGTAGATTGGGGATGCGTGAGACGCACACATGCAAGGAAGTAGACTTGATTCGTGACGGCAATGGGGGTAATCGTGTATTTCACACTTGAGGAAGACCCAGAAGAGGCCCGCGACCGGGAAATCCACTCTCACCTTTTGTTgagagctggagagacagatctGTCAACGCTCCACGCCAGGACGCATTCTCGagtttcctcgacttctgcgCTAGGCCTGGAAAGGACAAAGATAGCAGACGCATGGTTTCTTCTACCCTGTACATGGATTCGGTAAAACGTATCTCTGAGACAACAGTTTCGATCTCGAGAGGGAGATACAGAGTTCTCCCCGGTTCATCAAAGAGAGTGTAGCCTTCCACTCCTTGCGCAGGCCTGcatgtcttctccctctcgatGCACACGCGCAGTTGAACGCTGGTTTCTCACATGTTCTCGAGACTTAGTTTTCGGGGgtaaagagagaagacggcagtGAGGAGGCGTCTCTGAGAACTTAAGTTTCCACCTCTGCTGCGAGGTAACCGCAAACAAGTGAAAGGAAGAGGCGCTCCGACACTTTGAGAAGCATAGGAATCGAAACtatttctcttctgtctctctcaaaCTTCATCTTCCAGCGGGGTCCCCCTCTGACTGTCACTCGCGAATTCAGCCGAGATTCGATGGTCGCTTTCTCCGCGGAAAGCAGCCCAGATCTCAAACGGTGCCTCGACCTCTCGTCGCAGGAGGGGGCGTTCGGTTTCTCTGCTGTAGCACATGCATGCTGCTGACAGTGCGGTTTCGGAAATGTGTGGTTCACAACGCaaggactgcatgcagtctgctTACATGCAATGAGAGCCCGGCACACAAAGGTCCTCTGGAGAGGGGATGTCGGAAATCTCAAAGTCGGCGGAGGGAAGTGACTTGCTGCCATCGTCGATCGCGTCCGCAATGTCGAGAAAACTGAAAACAAATGATGAAATTCTAGATAACGTTCGCTTTCAGAACTCGGTGTTCGGTATGTCAAGAAGGATCCTGTATCTCTCTGCACCTGCAGCCCAGGTCCCGTAATGTTCATAGGGCAGCTAGGAATCATGTATAGAAGTATGTGATGGATCCTGGACTGTTCGCTACTCAGCCGAAATATACATGTCTCCAGAcgtgtatacatacatacatatatatatatatatatatatttatgtatatatatatatatatgtattaaGAGTGACAAGAACTTTGTGCCTTTGTGCATCTACTATTAGACTCACAGATTATGAAGAGCAATATGTCCTCACACTCGTGTGACCGCCCTGACGAATTAtctttgtgtctgtgcatctaTACCTCCATGTGTTTATctctatatatttatgcatgaGTGGAGACATCTGAGAAAACGCCTATATATATTCACCTCAGAATGCATCTCCAGAAATTCTCTTTCGTATCGCAAGTAGAATCTCTGCAGCCCTGTGGTGGGTGTCGCCAGTTTGCGTCTTGTTGATTCTACACAAATGAAATGCACCTTTCTGCAGGCCTGCTGTATCTCACTATACCTGCCAATAAAGTGTAAACATTTCCTGGACTAACGCTCGGTAGATTGGTTCCAGAGGAACAACCGTGAAAACAGGCTCTCCGTGAAAGGCACCCTTCGTAAAAGGGGAATACATTATCTCCATTCACTCTTCTTATTTGCCCACATTTATACTCCGCAAACCGAATGAACAGAGAAGTGATATCTCCTCGCATTCTTCACAACAAACATCTGCACAGATCGCAAGCCAGACACGTTCTCGGGAATCTCGGAAGCCCGTcctccgaatataagccggATTCACCGACGGCGACTCACCGgttccagaagaagaacgccaTGCCCGTCCACCCCGCTTTCTTGCAGAGTTGCCCAGCACGGTAGAATGCTTCGTCAGATCGGATTTCCTTTGCGTATCTGATTAATGCAATTAACGCAAGAGGGAGAATTGTGCATTTAGGATGGGAGAGCCCTGGAGTTCCTTCTATCTTCTCAGAGACTTCGACAGGATGGCGTGCGAGTTCGACAAACTGGACGTGAAACGCGGAATATGTGAACCATCTGGGATTCAAGAAATTCGAGAAATTCCAAAAGCTGAAAGTAGCAATCCCAGAAAGGGGATGGGGTCCACCCGTGACTCAAAGGACTTGCTGCATGGCTTCGCTGGAGACTGAAATGATGGAAAATTAAGAGTGCACAAGAAATCATGTTTACCCTCTGCGGCTTGACGTTGATGTCCCCAGTATTGTCAATCGAATCGCTTCCCGATGAATTTGCAGGATCTCCATCGTGAGAGCGCAGAAACACATACTTCGTTTCTACGCCAATACAAGGACAGAAGTGCTACCGAATAGATAACCATGTGTATTCacacatatctgtatatatatatatatatatgtatatttgcatGTACACACTTGTGCaccttcatatatatatatatatatatatatatatatatatatatgcgtatatatgaTGGTGGGCATCGACGTAACTGAAGAGCTGTCAAAAATGCGAATGAaacaaaaacagaagaaTGAACGTTTGAGCGTAGAACCGCGTGGGCTGAAGCCGGGACCTTAATGCTGCCACGAGTGTCTTATCCATCTGAAACCGACCCGTCTAAACAAAGCAGAAAATGTTTCTCACACCAGACATTGTCAAAGGCGCTCGAGGATCATCTCTGCACAGATATTCGAACTTTTCAACACCTTTTCCAGCGATTTTCAGGTGTCACTACGCCTGCCAAACAAACGGCGAGCAATTTACCTCAAAAGGGCAACAGCAGTTCTTGCAGCGGTTTGTGACAGACCTTCTTGACTGTGGTTTTCTACAGTATCTAGCACAAGTAAATAgtgagagacgaggaggcatTTTCTCATTTGTTTCTCGATTTCCTCAATTGGTTCTGCCGCGTTCGCCACAGCTCCGATGCAGAGCTCTGGAGGTTTGTTGTCTCCACGTTCTGCTGAGACTCGCATCCGCAGCAGGCGTTTCACCGAGAGAAggtgccttcttctgtcttccgcCTTTGCTTGCACGGCGAAAAGGGATCGGGCAATCTCTCCGCAAAGCGCAaggctttcctctctgtcgagagagTTTGTGAACTGGAGAAAGACAtctgccgcctcttcttctcgaccttctcCAAGCAGCGTCTGCCCACACACTCACCATTTGCGTGACGGAGACGTCCGGTTGGAGTTTTGCGTCTGATCGTTTCTCCAGAAACTGCTTTCCACGCCACAGGCTGCGTCGACGACTAGGTCGAAACAGCAGTGCCAAGTTATCCCCCGCAAACACAAATACTTCCTCAACTTCGTTGCCTTGCGGCTTACGTCTTTCTTACGTACACCTCAGCACTAGTGTTCGTGGCGAGCTCGGTGTCGAGTTTCGTATTGTCCGCGTGTAAATCGGTAGTCACGCGTTTGGGGTCTCCCTTCGCTCATGTCCAATAGACGCGTCATTTGCGTTGATGATGTTCTAGATATATGTGTTTACATATTGCATATAGTTGCACACTGACAAAGTGATTTACGGACCAGAGATTGGCGTTTAAACATATTCGTCTATACCTATGTGCATACGCGAGTTAAGAGCGAACGATGTTGATTGTTTTGAAAGAAACACTGACAGTGTGGGCTTCTGACCGTGCAGTAGGCGTTGAGGATTTCGGGTACTGTTTGAggtgcgtttttctgcgccACAAGCAGGACGTTTTTCCAAGCTCCCTCTGAAGCAGCGATTTCTGTGACTGATGAAGTATCTCCCAGAGCAAGGAGGGCCTCAAGGTCTCTCGAAGAAATCAACTTTTGCCTGTGAGCTTCTTCCACGAACGAAACAAGGTCCGGAACTCCTGCGGCGACTTCCCGAGCCTTCGCCCACTCTTCGCATGCCACCAGGCACTGCAGCgggcaagaagaaacgaaagaagttCACAGGACGATGAAGAGTGATAACATCCGACACAACGTCCacgagaagaacgcaacAGACGTTTGTGTATGCGGTGAAAAGACATGAATCTCTTTtcaaaagaagacgacagacgtACCATTGCCAATCTCCACATGCTTCTCATGTATCCGATGCAAAACTAGCACACATACTTGGTGGAGGGCGTCATGCATCTGTTTCACATGTCTGAGCAGTCGTAAATCAAAGCCGAACTTCTGAACTTTTCGGGAGAGACTTGCATCGACCTTGTGTATAGGCTGTATCATTCTGCTACATATCTGTAGGTCTTTAAGCTCTACGACGCTTATCTCTCTATTTactacaaatatatatatatatatatatatatatatgcgcattCATCTGTATATGCCTGCAGGGGGAAGATATTAGTCTACCATCGTATACATACAGGTGCACGTGAACAGGGTCACGGAAGCTTCGCACATGTTTGAAGGGTGGACAAAGAAAGCCGAGTATTGGTGGCG from the Toxoplasma gondii ME49 chromosome IX, whole genome shotgun sequence genome contains:
- a CDS encoding hypothetical protein (encoded by transcript TGME49_288045~Predicted trans-membrane domain (TMHMM2.0):450-473), translated to MSLCFGVRLSACLLFFVSLLRLRWFSLHPGCQLSFLLSCGGESLSDSGPFPRASQTRHKRRAAGEGEGFMDLQTLAADAREVVFDRNEALNWGRRLSRFRLPRGGRQLLSTREDSTAKTTHRRTWIERSLPFAFSAEREIGEFAAENGVRRVEKGGRPQRGIHTLPRQRQTDGGEKETPPTTEDARVASPPAVLSAAFQVAERLRDTRTANWPSDSSKMRSPPRVFAAEKQEQGAHSPLERELGERLSLPLSVSTTWQVPSVSGFSFLAYTNRQAPPTRIRSSQELRSVGRKLGSSGDTHLPPNEKAPPSSFRRLWGDGSREREALFPLDGGPSRPTRVSIPVGLRANPNPSAGQKEEKQQPRSLSASSVRSDVERLPSGETSFSGVQVSGNALALAAGLGGVILGSSLGNGYPLAGVNYPFPYYNLGYPREDCAIQGEYPGACTLTTLQLILIIMAVLFCLALCGIAICCWVTQDESGSSRRRYRFTRFARP